A genomic segment from Amycolatopsis camponoti encodes:
- a CDS encoding PmoA family protein: protein MSRAAVGDGTLALAEDDGRMRVHVGDLVLAEYVVAPPTPAGDSPKPYLHPLRTTAGETVTAVRPHDHTWHNGLQFTMAHLSGENFWGGRTYVRGRGYTPLDNNGSVRHVRWESIVTAAGSCELRHELAWRTAAGRRWLTEHRTLRFGDVSADRWTLTWTSRLRNTSGRELRWGSPVTEGRETAGYGGLFWRGPRSFVGGAVRTSDGRPADDAMGHRAPWLAFTGRHDESLRTSTLLFADSPANPGFPTAWYVRAEPFPVVSFAATYHRPRLLAPGEELTLTHHVVVLDGDPEPARLAELAARAAE from the coding sequence GTGAGCCGGGCGGCCGTGGGCGACGGGACGCTGGCGCTGGCCGAAGACGACGGCCGGATGCGCGTCCACGTCGGCGACCTCGTCCTGGCGGAGTACGTCGTGGCGCCGCCGACGCCGGCCGGAGACTCGCCGAAGCCGTACCTGCACCCGCTGCGCACCACCGCCGGCGAGACCGTGACCGCGGTCCGGCCGCACGACCACACCTGGCACAACGGCCTGCAGTTCACCATGGCCCACCTCTCGGGGGAGAACTTCTGGGGCGGCCGGACGTACGTGCGCGGCCGCGGGTACACGCCGCTCGACAACAACGGCAGCGTCCGGCACGTCCGCTGGGAGAGCATCGTGACCGCGGCGGGGTCCTGCGAGCTGCGGCACGAGCTGGCCTGGCGCACCGCGGCGGGCCGGCGGTGGCTGACCGAGCACCGCACGCTGCGCTTCGGCGACGTCTCGGCGGACCGCTGGACCCTCACGTGGACGAGCCGGCTGCGCAACACCAGCGGCCGGGAGCTGCGCTGGGGCAGCCCGGTGACCGAAGGCCGCGAGACGGCCGGCTACGGCGGGCTGTTCTGGCGCGGGCCGCGCTCGTTCGTCGGGGGCGCGGTCCGGACGTCCGACGGCCGGCCGGCGGACGACGCGATGGGGCACCGCGCCCCGTGGCTCGCGTTCACCGGCCGGCACGACGAGAGCCTCCGGACGTCGACGCTGCTGTTCGCCGACAGCCCGGCGAACCCCGGTTTTCCCACGGCCTGGTACGTGCGGGCCGAGCCGTTCCCGGTCGTCAGCTTCGCCGCGACCTACCACCGGCCGCGGCTGCTCGCACCGGGGGAGGAGCTGACGCTGACCCACCACGTCGTCGTCCTCGACGGCGATCCGGAGCCCGCCCGGCTGGCCGAGCTCGCGGCCCGGGCGGCCGAGTAG
- a CDS encoding Gfo/Idh/MocA family protein: protein MIPSVVVFGTAGYARTHLRRARALHDRGEIVLAGACDVREPPDGAGELVPVFTRDPAELLARVPADIAVVATPPHTHLPLARLALAAGCHVLVEKPPVLDLTAFDELTERARGRACQVGFQSFGSPAVPVIRAALARGAIGAVTGVAAAGAWIRRDRYFARSAWAGRRRLEGRAVVDGALTNPFAHAVATALLLNGTAGARPERATVELYRARDIESDDTACARLCFAGAPDVVAAATLAAEADHEPYVLIHGTEGRIRWHYKTDVVLIGGEPVPVGPPEDLLANLVGHLRDGVPLLAPLAATRAFTALVETVRDAPEPRRLPGARAVGTGPERRFVVPGVDRAVDVAAERLALFSELALPWTLAREET, encoded by the coding sequence ATGATCCCGAGCGTCGTCGTGTTCGGCACGGCCGGCTACGCGCGCACGCACCTGCGCCGCGCCCGGGCGCTGCACGACCGGGGAGAGATCGTCCTGGCCGGCGCGTGCGACGTCCGGGAGCCGCCGGACGGGGCCGGCGAGCTGGTGCCGGTGTTCACCCGCGACCCGGCCGAGCTGCTGGCTCGCGTGCCGGCCGACATCGCCGTGGTGGCCACCCCACCGCACACGCACCTGCCGCTGGCCCGCCTCGCGCTCGCCGCGGGCTGCCACGTGCTCGTGGAGAAGCCGCCGGTGCTCGACCTGACGGCGTTCGACGAGCTGACGGAGCGGGCCCGGGGCCGGGCCTGTCAGGTCGGGTTCCAGAGCTTCGGCTCGCCCGCCGTGCCGGTGATCCGGGCCGCGCTGGCCCGGGGCGCGATCGGGGCGGTCACCGGGGTCGCCGCCGCGGGCGCGTGGATCCGGCGTGACCGCTACTTCGCGCGCTCCGCCTGGGCGGGCCGTCGCCGGCTCGAGGGGCGAGCGGTCGTGGACGGCGCGCTGACGAACCCGTTCGCCCACGCCGTCGCGACCGCCTTGCTGCTCAACGGCACCGCCGGCGCCCGGCCCGAGCGCGCGACCGTCGAGCTGTACCGCGCCCGCGACATCGAGTCGGACGACACGGCGTGCGCCCGCCTGTGCTTCGCCGGCGCGCCGGACGTCGTCGCGGCCGCGACGCTCGCCGCCGAAGCCGACCACGAGCCCTACGTGCTGATCCACGGCACCGAGGGCCGGATCCGGTGGCACTACAAGACCGACGTCGTCCTCATCGGCGGCGAGCCGGTGCCGGTCGGCCCGCCGGAAGACCTGCTGGCGAACCTCGTCGGGCACCTCCGCGACGGCGTGCCCCTGCTCGCCCCTCTGGCCGCCACCCGCGCGTTCACCGCACTGGTCGAGACGGTCCGCGACGCGCCCGAGCCGCGACGGCTGCCCGGGGCCCGGGCGGTCGGCACCGGGCCGGAGCGCCGGTTCGTCGTGCCGGGTGTCGACCGGGCCGTCGACGTGGCGGCCGAACGGCTCGCGCTCTTCTCCGAGCTCGCCCTGCCCTGGACCCTCGCCCGAGAGGAGACGTGA
- a CDS encoding carbohydrate ABC transporter permease has translation MTTVRTPDPPVAPEAAAGVRRRDRPAGRRRKSQPEAFAFLTPWLLGAVALTVGPMVVSLYLSFTDYDLFTSPKWVGFGNFAHMFTDDDRYLQSVKVTLIYVLVSVPLKLAVSLLVAMLLNTRRGGGGFYRAAFYAPSLLGASVAAALVWRALFMGGGPVNEVLASVGWHTPSWVDDPQFSLASIVLLGVWQFGAPMVIFLAGLKQIPAELHEAAAIDGAGAFRRFRHITLPMLSPVIFFNLVMEAIHAFQAFTPAFVIGGGRGGPADADLFYTLYLFEVGFQDFRMGYASAMAWVLLAVIAIVTAIVFRTAKLWVFYDDTGERS, from the coding sequence ATGACGACCGTGCGCACCCCGGACCCGCCGGTCGCCCCGGAGGCGGCCGCGGGGGTCCGGAGGCGGGACCGGCCGGCCGGGCGCCGCCGCAAGAGCCAGCCGGAGGCCTTCGCGTTCCTGACGCCCTGGCTGCTCGGCGCGGTGGCGCTGACCGTCGGCCCGATGGTCGTCTCGCTCTACCTGTCCTTCACCGACTACGACCTCTTCACCTCGCCGAAGTGGGTCGGCTTCGGGAACTTCGCGCACATGTTCACCGACGACGACCGCTACCTGCAGTCGGTGAAGGTGACGCTCATCTACGTCCTGGTCTCGGTGCCGCTGAAGCTCGCCGTGTCGCTGCTGGTGGCCATGCTGCTCAACACGCGCCGCGGCGGAGGCGGCTTCTACCGGGCCGCGTTCTACGCGCCGTCGCTGCTGGGCGCGAGCGTCGCGGCGGCGCTGGTGTGGCGGGCGCTGTTCATGGGCGGCGGCCCGGTGAACGAGGTGCTGGCCTCTGTCGGCTGGCACACGCCGAGCTGGGTCGACGACCCCCAGTTCAGCCTCGCCTCGATCGTGCTGCTCGGGGTCTGGCAGTTCGGCGCGCCGATGGTGATCTTCCTGGCCGGGCTCAAGCAGATCCCGGCCGAGCTGCACGAAGCGGCCGCGATCGACGGCGCCGGCGCGTTCCGCCGGTTCCGGCACATCACGCTGCCGATGCTGTCGCCGGTGATCTTCTTCAACCTGGTGATGGAGGCCATCCACGCGTTCCAGGCGTTCACCCCGGCGTTCGTCATCGGCGGCGGCCGCGGCGGTCCGGCCGACGCGGACCTGTTCTACACGCTCTACCTGTTCGAGGTCGGCTTCCAGGACTTCCGCATGGGCTACGCGTCCGCGATGGCGTGGGTCCTGCTGGCGGTGATCGCGATCGTCACGGCGATCGTGTTCCGCACCGCGAAGCTGTGGGTGTTCTACGACGACACCGGGGAGCGCTCATGA
- a CDS encoding Gfo/Idh/MocA family protein, with translation MVTRRYAIVGLGSRARLFARSLASSPRAELAAFCDPSETRMRVHKGWIGASVPGYRPADFAAMLEKEHIDVVVVCTPDHTHADYVVAALHAGCDVVTEKPMTTDVDGARRILTARRETGRSVRVAFNYRYNPVHRRVRELLAAGAIGEIGSVEFGWLLDTAHGADYFRRWHRDKANSGGLLVHKSGHHFDLVNWWLGSGPETVFAFGRLFFYGERNGRRPTAPDDRFALDLEASPLLRALYLDAEREDGYVRNQDVFAPGVTIEDDVSVLVRHRGGVVLNYHLHAYSPREGYRVAFSGSSGRLELEVRENEYPSGAEPKAEPGRARLTVQRHWEPPEVVLDEVLGEGHGGGDERMLAELLGDAGPDPLGCAADHDSGLQALLTGLAANRSLATGLPVPVDDLLGEIGEPG, from the coding sequence ATGGTGACGCGCCGCTACGCGATCGTCGGCCTGGGGTCCCGCGCCCGGCTGTTCGCCCGCTCACTGGCCAGCTCGCCGCGAGCCGAGCTCGCGGCCTTCTGCGACCCCAGCGAAACCCGCATGCGCGTCCACAAAGGATGGATCGGCGCGTCGGTGCCGGGTTACCGGCCGGCGGACTTCGCGGCCATGCTGGAAAAGGAGCACATCGACGTCGTCGTGGTGTGCACGCCGGACCACACGCACGCGGACTACGTCGTCGCCGCGCTGCACGCCGGCTGCGACGTCGTCACCGAAAAGCCCATGACGACCGACGTCGACGGCGCGCGGCGCATCCTCACGGCCCGCCGGGAGACGGGGCGCTCGGTGCGGGTCGCGTTCAACTACCGGTACAACCCGGTGCACCGGCGCGTGCGCGAGCTGCTGGCCGCGGGCGCGATCGGGGAGATCGGCTCGGTCGAGTTCGGCTGGCTGCTCGACACCGCGCACGGCGCCGACTACTTCCGCCGCTGGCACCGCGACAAGGCGAACTCCGGCGGCCTGCTCGTGCACAAGTCCGGCCACCACTTCGACCTGGTCAACTGGTGGCTCGGCAGCGGTCCCGAGACGGTCTTCGCCTTCGGCAGGCTGTTCTTCTACGGCGAGCGGAACGGCCGCCGGCCCACCGCCCCCGACGACCGTTTCGCGCTGGACCTCGAGGCCTCGCCCCTGCTGCGCGCGCTCTACCTCGACGCGGAGCGGGAAGACGGCTACGTCAGGAACCAGGACGTGTTCGCACCCGGCGTCACGATCGAGGACGACGTTTCGGTGCTCGTCCGGCACCGCGGCGGGGTGGTCCTGAACTACCACCTGCACGCGTATTCGCCGCGGGAGGGCTACCGCGTCGCGTTTTCGGGCAGCTCGGGGCGGCTCGAGCTGGAGGTCCGGGAGAACGAGTACCCGTCCGGTGCCGAGCCGAAAGCCGAGCCCGGACGCGCCCGGCTGACCGTGCAACGGCACTGGGAACCGCCGGAGGTCGTGCTCGACGAGGTCCTCGGCGAAGGCCACGGCGGCGGGGACGAGCGGATGCTCGCCGAGCTGCTCGGCGACGCCGGCCCGGACCCGCTCGGCTGCGCCGCCGACCACGATTCCGGCCTGCAGGCGCTGCTCACCGGGCTGGCGGCCAACCGGTCCCTGGCCACCGGCCTGCCGGTGCCGGTCGACGACCTGCTCGGCGAAATCGGGGAACCGGGGTGA
- a CDS encoding ABC transporter substrate-binding protein, whose protein sequence is MRRTRERRTLVALAAVVPLLLTGVAACGSGSGGDGGDVTITFVWWGSEGRANLTKKAVELFQQKNPKIKVQTSFSAYAAYWEKLATQTAGGKPPDVLNVDTRYLAEYGGRGVLADLNQGTGKAISLADINPELAATGVYQGKRYAVPWAQNTPAMLYDPAAFTAAGADPAKGLTWDQFADATQKVSGAGSARGTTDFGILDTTLEIWLRQQGKQFYTPEGKLGFAADDLRRYWQLAGRFRDAKGASPADVTASYNTSPEQSPLGRQLTSSEFAYDNLLPAYQKANGKPLNVAPYPTAANGDTGQYRRPSMFLSVSARSQQQDAAAKLVDFLVNDPEVGKIVGTDRGLAPNLKVRAQLAPSAKGADKTLYDYEAALEPKLGAAPPVPPKGAGAIQKLLQRTYEEVAFGRMSLDDAVSRFMSEAEKGLK, encoded by the coding sequence ATGCGTCGGACAAGAGAGCGGCGAACGCTCGTCGCGCTGGCCGCGGTGGTCCCGCTGCTGCTGACCGGGGTCGCCGCGTGCGGCTCGGGCTCCGGCGGCGACGGCGGGGACGTGACGATCACGTTCGTCTGGTGGGGCAGCGAAGGCCGGGCGAACCTGACCAAGAAGGCCGTCGAGCTGTTCCAGCAGAAGAACCCGAAGATCAAGGTGCAGACGTCGTTCTCGGCGTACGCGGCCTACTGGGAGAAGCTCGCGACCCAGACGGCGGGCGGCAAGCCGCCGGACGTCCTCAACGTCGACACGCGCTACCTGGCCGAGTACGGCGGCCGCGGCGTCCTGGCCGACCTCAACCAGGGGACCGGCAAGGCGATCTCGCTCGCCGACATCAACCCCGAGCTGGCGGCCACCGGCGTCTACCAGGGCAAGCGGTACGCGGTGCCGTGGGCGCAGAACACGCCGGCCATGCTCTACGACCCGGCGGCCTTCACCGCGGCGGGCGCGGACCCGGCGAAGGGCCTGACCTGGGACCAGTTCGCCGACGCGACCCAGAAGGTGAGCGGCGCCGGGAGCGCGCGCGGCACGACCGACTTCGGCATCCTCGACACGACGCTGGAGATCTGGCTGCGCCAGCAGGGCAAGCAGTTCTACACGCCGGAGGGCAAGCTCGGCTTCGCCGCCGACGACCTGCGCCGGTACTGGCAGCTCGCGGGCCGGTTCCGCGATGCCAAGGGCGCGTCCCCGGCCGACGTCACGGCGTCGTACAACACCTCGCCCGAGCAGTCGCCGCTCGGCAGGCAGCTGACCAGTTCCGAGTTCGCCTACGACAACCTCCTGCCCGCGTACCAGAAGGCGAACGGCAAGCCGCTGAACGTGGCGCCGTACCCGACCGCCGCGAACGGGGACACCGGGCAGTACCGCCGGCCGTCGATGTTCCTGTCGGTCTCCGCGCGCAGCCAGCAGCAGGACGCGGCGGCGAAGCTCGTCGACTTCCTGGTCAACGACCCCGAGGTGGGCAAGATCGTCGGCACCGACCGCGGGCTCGCGCCGAACCTCAAGGTCCGCGCCCAGCTCGCGCCGTCCGCGAAGGGTGCCGACAAGACGCTCTACGACTACGAAGCCGCCCTCGAGCCGAAGCTCGGTGCCGCGCCGCCGGTGCCGCCCAAGGGCGCGGGCGCGATCCAGAAGCTCCTCCAGCGCACCTACGAGGAGGTCGCGTTCGGGCGGATGAGCCTCGACGACGCCGTCAGCCGGTTCATGTCCGAAGCCGAGAAGGGACTCAAGTAG
- a CDS encoding DUF624 domain-containing protein gives MRTAKTQWRTGLGDFSDCLLTGLLVALASVPVVTAAPAFAAGCRTLDRTRHGIGSPLWTTFWADFRHAARGGLLFALGCPVAVVLFVVDLEVVRSMPGAGVLGPALWVLAAAVAVVALRTCEVVATESLSWRRAVATAARETAAAPGNALLLAGAAGLAVVLVWMLPILALLVAGPLALAAVATGGPR, from the coding sequence ATGCGCACCGCGAAGACGCAGTGGCGTACCGGGCTCGGCGACTTCTCGGACTGCCTGCTGACGGGCCTGCTCGTCGCCCTCGCCTCGGTGCCGGTGGTGACGGCGGCCCCGGCGTTCGCGGCGGGCTGTCGCACCCTGGACCGGACGCGGCACGGCATCGGAAGTCCACTGTGGACGACGTTCTGGGCCGACTTCCGCCACGCCGCCCGGGGTGGGTTGCTCTTCGCCCTCGGTTGCCCCGTCGCGGTCGTGCTCTTCGTGGTGGACCTCGAAGTGGTGCGCTCGATGCCGGGCGCGGGGGTGCTCGGGCCCGCGTTGTGGGTCCTGGCCGCCGCGGTCGCCGTCGTCGCGCTGCGGACGTGCGAGGTGGTAGCGACCGAGTCGCTGTCCTGGCGGCGGGCGGTCGCGACGGCGGCCCGCGAGACCGCGGCGGCGCCGGGGAACGCCCTGCTCCTGGCCGGGGCGGCCGGCCTCGCGGTGGTGCTCGTCTGGATGCTGCCGATCCTCGCCCTGCTGGTGGCCGGGCCGCTGGCCCTGGCCGCGGTGGCGACCGGCGGGCCCCGATGA
- a CDS encoding pectate lyase family protein, whose amino-acid sequence MRWKAFAGCLALLGLTLTAGPAEAHGHDPGRVVAGAHDGWGAGTTGGAAAAPGDVHTVSKRSELVAALASHPGAPKIVYVRGTIEGNVDAGDRPRTCADFADPGYSLPAYLAAYDPATWGKVEPSGPLEEARARSQANQAAQVVVDVGPDTTIYGLGATLHGLTLRVTGDNVILRNLRFSDAHDCFPQWDPLDGADGNWNSEYDNVDLVGATHVWVDHNEFSDGGNDAQPTYFGRKYEVHDGLLDIVNGSDLVTVSDNRLHDHDKTMLIGNTDKPTYDVGKLRVTVHHNLFSEIGQRAPRVRYGQVHVYDNLYVVRDPAAYTYSLGVGVESRIYAENNFFRIPATVPLGALVHYWKGTVLHATGTLVSSGAALPRPVDLPAEYNAANDPDLGPDVGWTPTLVDHLDPTWAVPARVLLGAGPVF is encoded by the coding sequence ATGCGCTGGAAGGCCTTCGCGGGGTGCCTCGCCCTGCTCGGACTCACCCTCACCGCCGGGCCGGCGGAAGCCCACGGCCACGACCCGGGCCGCGTCGTGGCCGGCGCGCACGACGGCTGGGGCGCGGGGACGACCGGGGGAGCGGCCGCCGCACCCGGCGACGTCCACACGGTGTCGAAGCGCTCGGAGCTGGTGGCGGCGCTGGCATCGCACCCGGGCGCGCCGAAGATCGTCTACGTCCGCGGCACGATCGAGGGCAACGTGGACGCCGGTGACCGGCCGCGGACCTGTGCCGACTTCGCCGATCCCGGCTACAGCCTGCCCGCGTACCTGGCGGCGTACGACCCGGCGACCTGGGGGAAGGTCGAGCCTTCCGGACCGTTGGAGGAGGCCCGCGCCCGGTCGCAGGCGAACCAGGCGGCGCAGGTGGTGGTCGACGTCGGCCCGGACACGACGATCTACGGGCTCGGCGCGACTCTGCACGGGCTGACGCTGCGCGTCACCGGTGACAACGTGATCCTGCGGAACCTGCGGTTCTCCGACGCGCACGACTGCTTCCCGCAGTGGGACCCCCTCGACGGCGCCGACGGGAACTGGAACTCCGAGTACGACAACGTGGACCTGGTCGGCGCGACGCACGTCTGGGTCGACCACAACGAGTTCAGCGACGGCGGGAACGACGCGCAGCCCACGTATTTCGGGCGCAAATACGAGGTCCACGACGGACTGCTGGACATCGTGAACGGCTCGGACCTGGTGACGGTGTCGGACAACCGGCTGCACGACCACGACAAGACGATGCTGATCGGCAACACCGACAAGCCCACCTACGACGTCGGGAAGCTGCGCGTCACCGTGCACCACAACCTGTTCTCGGAGATCGGGCAGCGCGCGCCGCGGGTGCGGTACGGGCAGGTGCACGTGTACGACAACCTTTACGTGGTGCGGGACCCGGCCGCCTACACGTATTCGCTCGGGGTGGGCGTCGAGTCGCGCATCTACGCGGAGAACAACTTCTTCCGGATCCCGGCCACGGTTCCCCTGGGTGCGCTGGTCCACTATTGGAAGGGGACGGTGCTGCACGCGACCGGGACGCTGGTTTCCTCCGGTGCGGCGCTGCCCCGGCCGGTGGATCTGCCGGCGGAGTACAACGCGGCCAACGATCCGGATCTGGGGCCGGACGTGGGCTGGACGCCGACGCTGGTCGACCACCTCGATCCCACGTGGGCGGTGCCCGCGCGGGTGCTGCTCGGCGCCGGTCCCGTTTTCTGA
- a CDS encoding pectate lyase, whose amino-acid sequence MSPISRVAVVAALAVSTVIVAGPSASAASWPSPTASQAVGATIKVTGGTYDGGLKRFYGTGDLGTGGQDEDQGPIFELANGTTLKNVVLGSPAADGVHCLGTCTLLNVWWEDVGEDAATFKGTSASQTMTIDGGGARKASDKVFQHNGPGTMYIRNFQVNDFGKLYRSCGNCKTQYKRTVVVDNVTATVPGKALVGINTNYGDTAKLTRITIVGDSSRKIEPCQKYKGVTSGEPTKTGSGPDSTNCLYTTANITYQ is encoded by the coding sequence ATGTCCCCGATTTCCCGGGTCGCGGTCGTCGCCGCGCTCGCGGTGTCCACCGTGATCGTCGCCGGCCCGTCCGCGAGCGCCGCCTCGTGGCCGAGTCCCACCGCCAGTCAGGCGGTCGGCGCGACCATCAAGGTCACCGGCGGCACCTACGACGGCGGCCTCAAGCGGTTCTACGGCACCGGCGACCTCGGCACCGGCGGCCAGGACGAGGACCAGGGCCCGATCTTCGAGCTCGCCAACGGCACCACCCTGAAGAACGTCGTCCTCGGCAGCCCGGCCGCCGACGGCGTGCACTGCCTCGGCACCTGCACGCTGCTCAACGTCTGGTGGGAGGACGTCGGCGAGGACGCCGCGACCTTCAAGGGCACCTCGGCGTCGCAGACCATGACGATCGACGGCGGCGGGGCGCGCAAGGCGTCGGACAAGGTGTTCCAGCACAACGGCCCCGGCACGATGTACATCCGGAACTTCCAGGTCAACGACTTCGGCAAGCTGTACCGCTCCTGCGGCAACTGCAAGACGCAGTACAAGCGCACCGTCGTCGTGGACAACGTCACCGCCACGGTGCCCGGCAAGGCACTGGTCGGCATCAACACCAACTACGGCGACACCGCGAAGCTGACCCGGATCACCATCGTCGGCGACTCGAGCCGCAAGATCGAGCCCTGCCAGAAGTACAAGGGGGTCACCAGCGGCGAGCCGACCAAGACCGGCAGCGGCCCCGACTCGACGAACTGCCTCTACACCACCGCCAACATCACCTACCAGTGA
- a CDS encoding pectinesterase family protein codes for MFTTLLLASVLTGATLCPSAAANVVVAEDGSGNYRTVQAGIDAVPAGGTVSVKPGTYREVITVPAAKTGITLRGTTGKAADVVVDYDNASGTKKPDGTTYGTTGSATATIAANGFTASALTFRNSFDRKAHPEITATQAVAVKTTGDRMVFDNVTFLGHQDTLYADTAAVGTAGRQYYRACAISGDVDFLFGRATAVFDRATITALDRGSSPNGYLTAASTRRTTAYGFLIVGSKVLSPAASATFYLGRPWHPGGDVDAIAQVVVRETVLPAAIKPTPWTDMSGFSWKDARFAEYRNTGPGAGTGTDRPQLTAAQAATYTAQHYLAGGDGWNPVH; via the coding sequence ATGTTCACGACCCTGCTCCTCGCCTCGGTGCTCACCGGGGCCACCCTGTGCCCGTCGGCCGCGGCGAACGTCGTCGTGGCCGAGGACGGCTCCGGGAACTACCGCACCGTCCAAGCCGGAATCGACGCGGTTCCGGCCGGCGGCACGGTCTCGGTGAAGCCGGGGACCTACCGCGAGGTGATCACCGTGCCCGCGGCGAAGACCGGGATCACCCTGCGCGGCACCACCGGCAAGGCCGCCGACGTCGTGGTCGACTACGACAACGCGAGCGGGACCAAGAAGCCCGACGGCACGACGTACGGCACCACCGGCAGCGCGACCGCGACCATCGCCGCGAACGGCTTCACGGCGAGCGCGCTGACCTTCCGCAACTCCTTCGACCGCAAGGCCCACCCGGAGATCACCGCCACCCAGGCGGTCGCGGTCAAGACCACCGGCGACCGGATGGTCTTCGACAACGTCACGTTCCTCGGCCACCAGGACACGCTCTACGCCGACACCGCGGCGGTCGGCACAGCGGGACGTCAGTACTACCGCGCGTGCGCGATCAGCGGCGACGTCGACTTCCTCTTCGGCCGCGCCACCGCCGTGTTCGACCGGGCGACGATCACCGCGCTCGACCGAGGCTCGAGCCCCAACGGCTACCTGACGGCGGCGAGCACCCGGCGGACCACCGCGTACGGGTTCCTGATCGTCGGCAGCAAGGTGCTCAGCCCGGCGGCCAGCGCCACCTTCTACCTGGGCCGGCCGTGGCACCCCGGCGGGGACGTCGACGCGATCGCGCAGGTGGTCGTCCGCGAGACGGTGCTGCCCGCGGCGATCAAGCCCACGCCGTGGACGGACATGTCCGGCTTCTCGTGGAAGGACGCCCGGTTCGCCGAGTACCGCAACACGGGGCCGGGCGCGGGCACCGGAACGGACCGGCCACAGCTGACGGCGGCCCAGGCCGCGACGTACACGGCGCAGCACTACCTCGCGGGCGGCGACGGGTGGAACCCGGTGCATTGA
- a CDS encoding carbohydrate ABC transporter permease produces MTVLPRSARSAGWHVLCLVIVAVVLYPLVWLAFASVKPPDEILSRLALLPTRLVFDGYSKGWEGAADVGFGRFFLNSFLVAGLSVAANVLSCSLAAFAFARLKFRFRGALFAFMITTLMLPYHVTLIPQYVIFQQAGLVNTFVPLVLPKLLATEAFFVFLIVQFMRGIPRELDEAATIDGCSVYRTFWHVVLPLSKPALVTTSIFTFIWTWNDFFTQMVYLNDTEKFTVPLGLRLFVDTSSESNFGAMFAMSALALVPIVLFFLAFQRLLVEGVSTSGLKG; encoded by the coding sequence ATGACCGTGCTCCCGCGTTCGGCCCGCTCGGCCGGGTGGCACGTGCTGTGCCTGGTGATCGTCGCCGTGGTGCTGTACCCGCTGGTGTGGCTGGCGTTCGCGTCGGTCAAGCCGCCGGACGAGATCCTCTCGCGGCTGGCGCTGCTGCCGACGCGGCTCGTCTTCGACGGGTATTCGAAGGGCTGGGAAGGCGCGGCGGACGTCGGGTTCGGCCGCTTCTTCCTCAACTCGTTCCTCGTCGCCGGCCTGTCGGTGGCCGCGAACGTCCTGTCGTGTTCGCTGGCCGCTTTCGCCTTCGCGCGCTTGAAGTTCCGGTTCCGCGGCGCGCTGTTCGCGTTCATGATCACGACGCTGATGCTGCCCTACCACGTCACGCTCATCCCGCAGTACGTGATCTTCCAGCAGGCCGGCCTGGTCAACACGTTCGTCCCGCTGGTCCTGCCGAAGCTGCTGGCCACCGAGGCGTTCTTCGTGTTCCTGATCGTCCAGTTCATGCGCGGGATCCCGCGCGAGCTGGACGAGGCCGCGACCATCGACGGCTGCTCGGTCTACCGGACCTTCTGGCACGTCGTGCTGCCGCTGTCGAAACCGGCGCTGGTCACGACGTCGATCTTCACGTTCATCTGGACGTGGAACGACTTCTTCACGCAGATGGTCTACCTGAACGACACGGAGAAGTTCACCGTGCCGCTCGGCCTGCGGCTGTTCGTCGACACCAGCAGCGAGTCGAACTTCGGCGCGATGTTCGCCATGTCGGCGCTCGCGCTCGTCCCGATCGTGCTCTTCTTCCTCGCCTTCCAGCGCCTGCTGGTCGAAGGCGTCAGCACCAGCGGCCTGAAGGGGTGA